One Palaemon carinicauda isolate YSFRI2023 chromosome 4, ASM3689809v2, whole genome shotgun sequence DNA segment encodes these proteins:
- the LOC137640209 gene encoding phosphoenolpyruvate carboxykinase, cytosolic [GTP]-like isoform X3: MILAVRNCRFLYVRMNSFICEASKAAAEVNKKNLDFQVRSLTVAYGKLNNLKPKVRSFVEESARLCQPANIHICDGSDREFRHLLNVMQQAGMIEPLPKYTNCWLARTDPGDVARVESKTFIVTKERRDTIPTPKEGVKGLLGNWMSPDDLQKAVQERFPGCMAGRTMYVVPYSMGPVGSPLSKIGVELTDSPYVVASMRTMTRMGAIVLDTLGEDDFVKCLHSVGCPLPLKKELVNQWPCDPERTIVTHVPDTNEIISFGSGYGGNSLLGKKCFALRIGSNIARREGWLAEHMLILGITNPQGVKRYIAAAFPSACGKTNLAMMTPSLPGYKVECVGDDIAWMKFDEDGILRAINPENGFFGVAPGTSMKTNPVAMKTILSNTIFTNVAKTSDGGVFWEGLEKEISNNVTITSWLGDTNWSKESGKPAAHPNSRFCTPAGQCPIIDPAWEDAKGVPISAILFGGRRPEGVPLVYEAFDWKHGVLVGASMRSEATAAAEHKGKVIMHDPFAMRPFFGYNFGHYLQHWLTMENRTEKPLPKIFHVNWFRKDEKGSFIWPGFGENVRVLDWILRRIDGEDVGEESAVGLIPKPSSIKMEGLEDQNIDMDELFSLPKDFWQQEVRDIAKYFSEQIGEDLPNEVREELKRLDKRVEKL; the protein is encoded by the exons atgaTTTTAGCCGTTCGTAATTGCAGGTTTCTTTACGTAAG GATGAACAGCTTCATCTGTGAGGCCTCCAAGGCTGCCGCTGAGGTGAATAAGAAGAACCTTGACTTTCAAGTTCGGTCCCTCACCGTTGCCTATGGAAAACTCAACAACCTTAAGCCAAAG GTGCGCTCCTTCGTGGAGGAAAGTGCCCGACTCTGCCAACCGGCCAACATCCACATCTGTGATGGCTCTGACCGGGAATTCCGTCACCTCTTGAATGTGATGCAACAGGCAGGGATGATCGAGCCTCTGCCCAAGTACACCAACTGCTGGCTGGCCCGCACTGACCCCGGTGACGTGGCTCGCGTCGAGAGCAAGACTTTCATCGTGACGAAGGAACGCCGTGACACCATTCCCACTCCCAAGGAGGGTGTCAAAGGCCTCCTCGGGAACTGGATGTCTCCCGATGACCTGCAGAAAGCCGTGCAGGAACGTTTTCCAGGATGTATGGCTGGGAGAACCATGTATGTGGTTCCCTATTCCATGGGTCCAGTGGGTTCTCCTCTGTCGAAGATCGGCGTTGAATTAACCGATTCTCCTTACGTCGTTGCTTCAATGCGCACAATGACCCGAATGGGAGCTATTGTGCTCGACACGCTTGGGGAGGATGACTTCGTCAAGTGCCTTCATTCCGTTGGATGCCCACTTCCACTCAAGAAGGAGCTGGTCAATCAGTGGCCCTGTGATCCAGAACGCACCATCGTAACCCATGTGCCTGACACAAATGAGATTATTTCATTTGGATCTGGCTATGGCGGAAATTCTCTCCTGGGCAAGAAATGCTTTGCCCTTCGAATTGGTTCAAACATTGCCAGGCGTGAAGGATGGCTTGCAGAACACATGCTTATCCTTGGTATAACGAATCCTCAGGGAGTAAAGAGATATATTGCTGCTGCTTTCCCATCTGCTTGTGGCAAGACGAATTTGGCAATGATGACCCCATCTCTCCCCGGATACAAAGTCGAATGCGTTGGAGATGACATCGCGTGGATGAAGTTTGATGAAGATGGAATTCTCCGAGCTATCAACCCTGAAAATGGCTTCTTTGGAGTAGCCCCCGGTACCTCGATGAAAACTAATCCTGTTGCCATGAAAACTATTCTCTCTAACACAATCTTCACTAATGTAGCCAAGACCAGCGACGGAGGTGTATTCTGGGAAGGTTTAGAGAAGGAAATTTCTAACAATGTTACCATCACATCTTGGTTAGGAGACACCAACTGGAGTAAGGAGAGTGGCAAACCTGCTGCACATCCTAACTCGAGATTTTGCACGCCTGCCGGCCAGTGCCCCATCATTGACCCTGCGTGGGAAGATGCTAAAGGGGTCCCCATTTCTGCTATCCTATTTGGCGGCAGGAGGCCGGAAGGAGTCCCTTTGGTCTATGAAGCGTTTGACTGGAAACACGGAGTACTCGTTGGTGCATCCATGAGATCAGAGGCCACTGCCGCAGCAGAGCACAAGGGCAAGGTCATTATGCATGACCCATTTGCCATGAGACCGTTCTTCGGTTACAACTTCGGCCATTATTTGCAGCACTGGTTAACCATGGAGAACAGGACAGAGAAGCCCCTTCCCAAGATATTCCACGTCAACTGGTTCAGGAAGGACGAGAAGGGCAGCTTCATCTGGCCTGGATTTGGCGAAAATGTGCGCGTCTTGGACTGGATTCTGAGGCGTATTGATGGAGAGGATGTTGGCGAAGAAAGTGCAGTGGGACTTATTCCCAAGCCGTCCTCCATCAAAATGGAAGGATTGGAAGACCAGAACATTGACATGGACGAACTCTTTAGCCTCCCTAAAGATTTCTGGCAGCAGGAAGTTCGTGATATTGCCAAGTATTTCAGCGAACAAATTGGAGAAGACTTGCCAAATGAAGTTCGAGAAGAGCTGAAAAGGCTGGACAAGCGCGTCGAAAAGCTTTAA
- the LOC137640209 gene encoding phosphoenolpyruvate carboxykinase, cytosolic [GTP]-like isoform X1 has product MVITSNNVGDVVVMNNSKMNSFICEASKAAAEVNKKNLDFQVRSLTVAYGKLNNLKPKVRSFVEESARLCQPANIHICDGSDREFRHLLNVMQQAGMIEPLPKYTNCWLARTDPGDVARVESKTFIVTKERRDTIPTPKEGVKGLLGNWMSPDDLQKAVQERFPGCMAGRTMYVVPYSMGPVGSPLSKIGVELTDSPYVVASMRTMTRMGAIVLDTLGEDDFVKCLHSVGCPLPLKKELVNQWPCDPERTIVTHVPDTNEIISFGSGYGGNSLLGKKCFALRIGSNIARREGWLAEHMLILGITNPQGVKRYIAAAFPSACGKTNLAMMTPSLPGYKVECVGDDIAWMKFDEDGILRAINPENGFFGVAPGTSMKTNPVAMKTILSNTIFTNVAKTSDGGVFWEGLEKEISNNVTITSWLGDTNWSKESGKPAAHPNSRFCTPAGQCPIIDPAWEDAKGVPISAILFGGRRPEGVPLVYEAFDWKHGVLVGASMRSEATAAAEHKGKVIMHDPFAMRPFFGYNFGHYLQHWLTMENRTEKPLPKIFHVNWFRKDEKGSFIWPGFGENVRVLDWILRRIDGEDVGEESAVGLIPKPSSIKMEGLEDQNIDMDELFSLPKDFWQQEVRDIAKYFSEQIGEDLPNEVREELKRLDKRVEKL; this is encoded by the exons ATGGTCATCACCAGTAATAACGTTGGGGACGTCGTCGTCATGAACAACTCCAA GATGAACAGCTTCATCTGTGAGGCCTCCAAGGCTGCCGCTGAGGTGAATAAGAAGAACCTTGACTTTCAAGTTCGGTCCCTCACCGTTGCCTATGGAAAACTCAACAACCTTAAGCCAAAG GTGCGCTCCTTCGTGGAGGAAAGTGCCCGACTCTGCCAACCGGCCAACATCCACATCTGTGATGGCTCTGACCGGGAATTCCGTCACCTCTTGAATGTGATGCAACAGGCAGGGATGATCGAGCCTCTGCCCAAGTACACCAACTGCTGGCTGGCCCGCACTGACCCCGGTGACGTGGCTCGCGTCGAGAGCAAGACTTTCATCGTGACGAAGGAACGCCGTGACACCATTCCCACTCCCAAGGAGGGTGTCAAAGGCCTCCTCGGGAACTGGATGTCTCCCGATGACCTGCAGAAAGCCGTGCAGGAACGTTTTCCAGGATGTATGGCTGGGAGAACCATGTATGTGGTTCCCTATTCCATGGGTCCAGTGGGTTCTCCTCTGTCGAAGATCGGCGTTGAATTAACCGATTCTCCTTACGTCGTTGCTTCAATGCGCACAATGACCCGAATGGGAGCTATTGTGCTCGACACGCTTGGGGAGGATGACTTCGTCAAGTGCCTTCATTCCGTTGGATGCCCACTTCCACTCAAGAAGGAGCTGGTCAATCAGTGGCCCTGTGATCCAGAACGCACCATCGTAACCCATGTGCCTGACACAAATGAGATTATTTCATTTGGATCTGGCTATGGCGGAAATTCTCTCCTGGGCAAGAAATGCTTTGCCCTTCGAATTGGTTCAAACATTGCCAGGCGTGAAGGATGGCTTGCAGAACACATGCTTATCCTTGGTATAACGAATCCTCAGGGAGTAAAGAGATATATTGCTGCTGCTTTCCCATCTGCTTGTGGCAAGACGAATTTGGCAATGATGACCCCATCTCTCCCCGGATACAAAGTCGAATGCGTTGGAGATGACATCGCGTGGATGAAGTTTGATGAAGATGGAATTCTCCGAGCTATCAACCCTGAAAATGGCTTCTTTGGAGTAGCCCCCGGTACCTCGATGAAAACTAATCCTGTTGCCATGAAAACTATTCTCTCTAACACAATCTTCACTAATGTAGCCAAGACCAGCGACGGAGGTGTATTCTGGGAAGGTTTAGAGAAGGAAATTTCTAACAATGTTACCATCACATCTTGGTTAGGAGACACCAACTGGAGTAAGGAGAGTGGCAAACCTGCTGCACATCCTAACTCGAGATTTTGCACGCCTGCCGGCCAGTGCCCCATCATTGACCCTGCGTGGGAAGATGCTAAAGGGGTCCCCATTTCTGCTATCCTATTTGGCGGCAGGAGGCCGGAAGGAGTCCCTTTGGTCTATGAAGCGTTTGACTGGAAACACGGAGTACTCGTTGGTGCATCCATGAGATCAGAGGCCACTGCCGCAGCAGAGCACAAGGGCAAGGTCATTATGCATGACCCATTTGCCATGAGACCGTTCTTCGGTTACAACTTCGGCCATTATTTGCAGCACTGGTTAACCATGGAGAACAGGACAGAGAAGCCCCTTCCCAAGATATTCCACGTCAACTGGTTCAGGAAGGACGAGAAGGGCAGCTTCATCTGGCCTGGATTTGGCGAAAATGTGCGCGTCTTGGACTGGATTCTGAGGCGTATTGATGGAGAGGATGTTGGCGAAGAAAGTGCAGTGGGACTTATTCCCAAGCCGTCCTCCATCAAAATGGAAGGATTGGAAGACCAGAACATTGACATGGACGAACTCTTTAGCCTCCCTAAAGATTTCTGGCAGCAGGAAGTTCGTGATATTGCCAAGTATTTCAGCGAACAAATTGGAGAAGACTTGCCAAATGAAGTTCGAGAAGAGCTGAAAAGGCTGGACAAGCGCGTCGAAAAGCTTTAA
- the LOC137640209 gene encoding phosphoenolpyruvate carboxykinase, cytosolic [GTP]-like isoform X4: MSFIVKFVPRFIRMNSFICEASKAAAEVNKKNLDFQVRSLTVAYGKLNNLKPKVRSFVEESARLCQPANIHICDGSDREFRHLLNVMQQAGMIEPLPKYTNCWLARTDPGDVARVESKTFIVTKERRDTIPTPKEGVKGLLGNWMSPDDLQKAVQERFPGCMAGRTMYVVPYSMGPVGSPLSKIGVELTDSPYVVASMRTMTRMGAIVLDTLGEDDFVKCLHSVGCPLPLKKELVNQWPCDPERTIVTHVPDTNEIISFGSGYGGNSLLGKKCFALRIGSNIARREGWLAEHMLILGITNPQGVKRYIAAAFPSACGKTNLAMMTPSLPGYKVECVGDDIAWMKFDEDGILRAINPENGFFGVAPGTSMKTNPVAMKTILSNTIFTNVAKTSDGGVFWEGLEKEISNNVTITSWLGDTNWSKESGKPAAHPNSRFCTPAGQCPIIDPAWEDAKGVPISAILFGGRRPEGVPLVYEAFDWKHGVLVGASMRSEATAAAEHKGKVIMHDPFAMRPFFGYNFGHYLQHWLTMENRTEKPLPKIFHVNWFRKDEKGSFIWPGFGENVRVLDWILRRIDGEDVGEESAVGLIPKPSSIKMEGLEDQNIDMDELFSLPKDFWQQEVRDIAKYFSEQIGEDLPNEVREELKRLDKRVEKL, translated from the exons GATGAACAGCTTCATCTGTGAGGCCTCCAAGGCTGCCGCTGAGGTGAATAAGAAGAACCTTGACTTTCAAGTTCGGTCCCTCACCGTTGCCTATGGAAAACTCAACAACCTTAAGCCAAAG GTGCGCTCCTTCGTGGAGGAAAGTGCCCGACTCTGCCAACCGGCCAACATCCACATCTGTGATGGCTCTGACCGGGAATTCCGTCACCTCTTGAATGTGATGCAACAGGCAGGGATGATCGAGCCTCTGCCCAAGTACACCAACTGCTGGCTGGCCCGCACTGACCCCGGTGACGTGGCTCGCGTCGAGAGCAAGACTTTCATCGTGACGAAGGAACGCCGTGACACCATTCCCACTCCCAAGGAGGGTGTCAAAGGCCTCCTCGGGAACTGGATGTCTCCCGATGACCTGCAGAAAGCCGTGCAGGAACGTTTTCCAGGATGTATGGCTGGGAGAACCATGTATGTGGTTCCCTATTCCATGGGTCCAGTGGGTTCTCCTCTGTCGAAGATCGGCGTTGAATTAACCGATTCTCCTTACGTCGTTGCTTCAATGCGCACAATGACCCGAATGGGAGCTATTGTGCTCGACACGCTTGGGGAGGATGACTTCGTCAAGTGCCTTCATTCCGTTGGATGCCCACTTCCACTCAAGAAGGAGCTGGTCAATCAGTGGCCCTGTGATCCAGAACGCACCATCGTAACCCATGTGCCTGACACAAATGAGATTATTTCATTTGGATCTGGCTATGGCGGAAATTCTCTCCTGGGCAAGAAATGCTTTGCCCTTCGAATTGGTTCAAACATTGCCAGGCGTGAAGGATGGCTTGCAGAACACATGCTTATCCTTGGTATAACGAATCCTCAGGGAGTAAAGAGATATATTGCTGCTGCTTTCCCATCTGCTTGTGGCAAGACGAATTTGGCAATGATGACCCCATCTCTCCCCGGATACAAAGTCGAATGCGTTGGAGATGACATCGCGTGGATGAAGTTTGATGAAGATGGAATTCTCCGAGCTATCAACCCTGAAAATGGCTTCTTTGGAGTAGCCCCCGGTACCTCGATGAAAACTAATCCTGTTGCCATGAAAACTATTCTCTCTAACACAATCTTCACTAATGTAGCCAAGACCAGCGACGGAGGTGTATTCTGGGAAGGTTTAGAGAAGGAAATTTCTAACAATGTTACCATCACATCTTGGTTAGGAGACACCAACTGGAGTAAGGAGAGTGGCAAACCTGCTGCACATCCTAACTCGAGATTTTGCACGCCTGCCGGCCAGTGCCCCATCATTGACCCTGCGTGGGAAGATGCTAAAGGGGTCCCCATTTCTGCTATCCTATTTGGCGGCAGGAGGCCGGAAGGAGTCCCTTTGGTCTATGAAGCGTTTGACTGGAAACACGGAGTACTCGTTGGTGCATCCATGAGATCAGAGGCCACTGCCGCAGCAGAGCACAAGGGCAAGGTCATTATGCATGACCCATTTGCCATGAGACCGTTCTTCGGTTACAACTTCGGCCATTATTTGCAGCACTGGTTAACCATGGAGAACAGGACAGAGAAGCCCCTTCCCAAGATATTCCACGTCAACTGGTTCAGGAAGGACGAGAAGGGCAGCTTCATCTGGCCTGGATTTGGCGAAAATGTGCGCGTCTTGGACTGGATTCTGAGGCGTATTGATGGAGAGGATGTTGGCGAAGAAAGTGCAGTGGGACTTATTCCCAAGCCGTCCTCCATCAAAATGGAAGGATTGGAAGACCAGAACATTGACATGGACGAACTCTTTAGCCTCCCTAAAGATTTCTGGCAGCAGGAAGTTCGTGATATTGCCAAGTATTTCAGCGAACAAATTGGAGAAGACTTGCCAAATGAAGTTCGAGAAGAGCTGAAAAGGCTGGACAAGCGCGTCGAAAAGCTTTAA
- the LOC137640209 gene encoding phosphoenolpyruvate carboxykinase, cytosolic [GTP]-like isoform X2 — MKPDPHPEDGECSSICRRMNSFICEASKAAAEVNKKNLDFQVRSLTVAYGKLNNLKPKVRSFVEESARLCQPANIHICDGSDREFRHLLNVMQQAGMIEPLPKYTNCWLARTDPGDVARVESKTFIVTKERRDTIPTPKEGVKGLLGNWMSPDDLQKAVQERFPGCMAGRTMYVVPYSMGPVGSPLSKIGVELTDSPYVVASMRTMTRMGAIVLDTLGEDDFVKCLHSVGCPLPLKKELVNQWPCDPERTIVTHVPDTNEIISFGSGYGGNSLLGKKCFALRIGSNIARREGWLAEHMLILGITNPQGVKRYIAAAFPSACGKTNLAMMTPSLPGYKVECVGDDIAWMKFDEDGILRAINPENGFFGVAPGTSMKTNPVAMKTILSNTIFTNVAKTSDGGVFWEGLEKEISNNVTITSWLGDTNWSKESGKPAAHPNSRFCTPAGQCPIIDPAWEDAKGVPISAILFGGRRPEGVPLVYEAFDWKHGVLVGASMRSEATAAAEHKGKVIMHDPFAMRPFFGYNFGHYLQHWLTMENRTEKPLPKIFHVNWFRKDEKGSFIWPGFGENVRVLDWILRRIDGEDVGEESAVGLIPKPSSIKMEGLEDQNIDMDELFSLPKDFWQQEVRDIAKYFSEQIGEDLPNEVREELKRLDKRVEKL, encoded by the exons GATGAACAGCTTCATCTGTGAGGCCTCCAAGGCTGCCGCTGAGGTGAATAAGAAGAACCTTGACTTTCAAGTTCGGTCCCTCACCGTTGCCTATGGAAAACTCAACAACCTTAAGCCAAAG GTGCGCTCCTTCGTGGAGGAAAGTGCCCGACTCTGCCAACCGGCCAACATCCACATCTGTGATGGCTCTGACCGGGAATTCCGTCACCTCTTGAATGTGATGCAACAGGCAGGGATGATCGAGCCTCTGCCCAAGTACACCAACTGCTGGCTGGCCCGCACTGACCCCGGTGACGTGGCTCGCGTCGAGAGCAAGACTTTCATCGTGACGAAGGAACGCCGTGACACCATTCCCACTCCCAAGGAGGGTGTCAAAGGCCTCCTCGGGAACTGGATGTCTCCCGATGACCTGCAGAAAGCCGTGCAGGAACGTTTTCCAGGATGTATGGCTGGGAGAACCATGTATGTGGTTCCCTATTCCATGGGTCCAGTGGGTTCTCCTCTGTCGAAGATCGGCGTTGAATTAACCGATTCTCCTTACGTCGTTGCTTCAATGCGCACAATGACCCGAATGGGAGCTATTGTGCTCGACACGCTTGGGGAGGATGACTTCGTCAAGTGCCTTCATTCCGTTGGATGCCCACTTCCACTCAAGAAGGAGCTGGTCAATCAGTGGCCCTGTGATCCAGAACGCACCATCGTAACCCATGTGCCTGACACAAATGAGATTATTTCATTTGGATCTGGCTATGGCGGAAATTCTCTCCTGGGCAAGAAATGCTTTGCCCTTCGAATTGGTTCAAACATTGCCAGGCGTGAAGGATGGCTTGCAGAACACATGCTTATCCTTGGTATAACGAATCCTCAGGGAGTAAAGAGATATATTGCTGCTGCTTTCCCATCTGCTTGTGGCAAGACGAATTTGGCAATGATGACCCCATCTCTCCCCGGATACAAAGTCGAATGCGTTGGAGATGACATCGCGTGGATGAAGTTTGATGAAGATGGAATTCTCCGAGCTATCAACCCTGAAAATGGCTTCTTTGGAGTAGCCCCCGGTACCTCGATGAAAACTAATCCTGTTGCCATGAAAACTATTCTCTCTAACACAATCTTCACTAATGTAGCCAAGACCAGCGACGGAGGTGTATTCTGGGAAGGTTTAGAGAAGGAAATTTCTAACAATGTTACCATCACATCTTGGTTAGGAGACACCAACTGGAGTAAGGAGAGTGGCAAACCTGCTGCACATCCTAACTCGAGATTTTGCACGCCTGCCGGCCAGTGCCCCATCATTGACCCTGCGTGGGAAGATGCTAAAGGGGTCCCCATTTCTGCTATCCTATTTGGCGGCAGGAGGCCGGAAGGAGTCCCTTTGGTCTATGAAGCGTTTGACTGGAAACACGGAGTACTCGTTGGTGCATCCATGAGATCAGAGGCCACTGCCGCAGCAGAGCACAAGGGCAAGGTCATTATGCATGACCCATTTGCCATGAGACCGTTCTTCGGTTACAACTTCGGCCATTATTTGCAGCACTGGTTAACCATGGAGAACAGGACAGAGAAGCCCCTTCCCAAGATATTCCACGTCAACTGGTTCAGGAAGGACGAGAAGGGCAGCTTCATCTGGCCTGGATTTGGCGAAAATGTGCGCGTCTTGGACTGGATTCTGAGGCGTATTGATGGAGAGGATGTTGGCGAAGAAAGTGCAGTGGGACTTATTCCCAAGCCGTCCTCCATCAAAATGGAAGGATTGGAAGACCAGAACATTGACATGGACGAACTCTTTAGCCTCCCTAAAGATTTCTGGCAGCAGGAAGTTCGTGATATTGCCAAGTATTTCAGCGAACAAATTGGAGAAGACTTGCCAAATGAAGTTCGAGAAGAGCTGAAAAGGCTGGACAAGCGCGTCGAAAAGCTTTAA